The following are from one region of the Pygocentrus nattereri isolate fPygNat1 chromosome 20, fPygNat1.pri, whole genome shotgun sequence genome:
- the LOC108415127 gene encoding lectin-like, translating to MSRNTLFTNQELHKGESLISTDGNHKAIFQDDGNFVVYSWKPVWASDTCGKPGTRLIMQEDGNLVLYTDESKALWASDSWQKSGTKDNRLSINNDGSLVIQRGVTVLWTTNE from the exons ATGAGCAGAAACACACTGTTCACCAACCAGGAGCTGCATAAGGGCGAGTCTCTGATTTCTACTGATGGAAACCACAAAGCCATCTTCCAG GATGATGGGAACTTTGTGGTTTACAGCTGGAAACCAGTTTGGGCTTCAGACACTTGTGGCAAACCAGGAACTCGCCTCATAATGCAGGAGGACGGAAACCTGGTCTTGTACACCGATGAGAGCAAAGCCTTATGGGCCAGTGACAGCTGGCAGAAGAGTGGCACCAAGGACAACCGTCTGTCCATCAACAACGACGGCAGCCTGGTCATCCAGAGAGGAGTCACAGTGCTCTGGACCACTAACGAATAA